The Bacilli bacterium PM5-9 DNA window AAACCGTCAAATAGAAGCTGCTCGTATTGCCATGACAAGATATATGAAACGTTATGGTAAAGTATGGATTAGAATTTTCCCTCATCTAGCAAAAACTGCTAAACCTTTAGAAGTTCGTATGGGATCTGGTAAAGGTGCACCTGATGGATGGGTTGCTGTTGTCAAAGAAGGTAAAATTATGTTTGAAATCGCTGGTGTTTCTGAAGAGATAGCTCGTGAAGCATTACGTTTAGCATCACATAAATTACCTATTAAAACTAAGTTTGTAGTTAAAGGAGAGGAATAAGATGAGAATAGAAGAAATCAGAGAAAAAACAGTTTCTGAATTAAATGATAAAGTTCTTGAGCTTAAAAAAGAATTATTCGAATTAAGATTCCAACAAGCTACAGGACAACTTGAAAGACCTAGTCAATTAAGAGAAGTAAAGAAAACAATTGCTCGTATTAAAACTGTTATTACAGAAAAAGAAATGCAAGAATAGGGGGGTATAAAAGATGGAAAGAAATAGTCGTAGAACATTAACTGGTAAAGTTGTATCAGATAAAATGGACAAAACAATTACAGTACTTGTAGAAACTTACAAAGAACATCCTCTTTATTCAAAACGTGTTAAGTATTCAAAAAAATATAAAGCACATGATGAAAACAATGAAGCTAAAATGGGTGATACTGTAACAATTATGTCAACAAGACCATTATCTGCTACAAAAAGATTTCGTTTATTAAAAATTGTTGAGAAAGCAGTTATTATTTAAAATAAAAAATAATTTCTGGAAGGAGGAGCCAAGATGGTTCAAAATGAATCAAGACTTAAAGTTGCTGATAACACTGGTGCTAAAGAAGTACTAGTAATTAGAAACTTAGGTGGATCAGTAAAAAAATATTCAAACATTGGCGATATCTTTGTTTGTACAGTAAAACAAGCAAGTCCAGGGTCAATGGTTAAAAAAGGTGAAGTTGTTCGTGCCGTAGTTGTTCGTTCAAAAACGGGACTTAGAAGAAATGATGGATCTTATATTAAATTTGATGAAAATGCTGCAGTTATTTTAAAAGATGATAACACACCAAGAGGTACTCGTATCTTTGGTCCAGTTGCTAGAGAGCTAAGAGATAAGAATTTTATGAAAATTGTTTCACTAGCTCCAGAAGTACTGTAGTAAGAAACCAAAAGATATAGGAGGTGTAGTAATGCGAATTAAAACAGGAGATCTTGTTCAAATAATCGCTGGAAAAGAAGAGAACAAGGGAAAACAAGGAAAAGTATTAAAAGTTTTACGAAAAGAAAATCGCGTTGTTGTTGAAGACGTTAATAAAGTAACAAAGCATTTAAGACCAACTAATGCAAATCCTGAAGGTGGTACTCAAGTAATTGAAGCACCAATTCATGTTTCTAATGTTATGTTAGTTGATCCTAAAACAAAAAAACCAACAAGAGTTGGAATTGAAATTAAAGATGGAAAAAAAGTACGTGTTACAAAAAAATCAGGTAGCGTATTAGATAAGTAATAGTGAAAGGAGGTCATAAGATATGAATCGTTTAAAAGAAAAATATGATAACGAAGTAAAAAAAGAATTGTTGACAAAATTTAATTATAGTTCAGTTATGCAAGTTCCTAAAATCGAGAAAATTGTTATAAATATTGGTGTTGGGGATGCAGTAAGTAATTCTAAATTATTAGATGAATCAGTTGCTGAATTAGAATTAATTACAGGTCAAAAACCAGTAGTTACAAGAGCTAAACAATCAATTGCTGGATTTAAGTTACGTGAAAATATGCCTATTGGGACTAAAGTAACTTTAAGAGGAGAAAAGATGTATGATTTCTTAGATAAATTAGTATCAATTTCTTTACCTCGTGTTCGTGACTTTAGAGGAGTATCTGCTGACTCATTTGATGGAAGAGGTAACTACACTTTAGGTGTTAAAGAACAATTAATTTTCCCAGAGATTAACTATGATAAAGTTAACAAAACAAGAGGAATGGATATTGTAATAGTAACAACAGCAAATACCGATGAGGAATCAAGAGAATTGTTAACTCAACTAGGTATGCCATTCAAAAAGTAAAGGAGGGCAATGATTTATGGCTAAAACGTCAATGAAAGTGAAACAAGCACGTCCTCAAAAATTTAAAGTGCGTGAATATACAAGATGCGAAAGATGTGGAAGACCACATTCAGTATTACGTAAATTTAAATTATGTCGTATTTGTTTCCGTGAATTAGCAAACAAAGGACAAATTCCTGGTGTTAAAAAAGCCAGCTGGTAATAAAATATTTTAAGATAGCTATTGAAAGGAGGATAACTCAATGGTAATGACAGATCCAATTGCAGATTTATTCACAAGAATTCGTAATGCGAATCAAATGCGTCATGAAAAAGTAACACTACCTCACTCTAAACTTAAAGTGGAAATCGCTAAAATTTTAGAAGATGAAGGATTTATCAACGGTTACAAAGTAGAAGGTGACGTAAAGAAAAATCTGATTATTGAGTTAAAATATGGTAGATCAAATGAAAGAGTAATTTCAGGAATTAAGAGAGTATCTAAACCTGGACTACGTGTTTATGCAAAATGTAATGAACTACCTAGAGTATTAAATGGCTTAGGTTTAGCAATCATTTCAACTCCAAAAGGAGTAATGAGCGAAAAACAAGCAAGAAAAGAAAATGTTGGTGGAGAAGTAATAGCCTACGTTTGGTAAAATGATATATTATTTGGAGGTGTAAATAAATGTCTCGTATTGGAAATCAAGTTATTAATGTTCCAGCTGGTGTTGAAATAACAATTGCTGATAATAATAATGTAAGTGTTAAAGGACCTAAAGGAACATTAGAGCAAACGTTTAGCGCAGACATGGCTATTGAATTAAATGATGGTCAATTAACTGTAAAAAGACCTACAGAACAAAAACATCACAAGCAATTGCATGGTACTACAAGAGCATTACTTGCTAACATGGTTGTCGGTGTAACTGAAGGTTATAAAATAGATTTAGAGATTGTTGGACTTGGATATCGTGCGACAATGCAAGGTAAAAAACTTGTTTTAAGTGTTGGATATTCTCATCCAGTTGAATTTGATATTGTTGATGGTGTAACTGTTGAAGTTCCTAGTCAAACTGAAATTTCAATTAGTGGAATTAACAAGCAAATCGTTGGTGAGTTTGCAGCAAATGTTAGAGCAACTAGAAAACCAGAACCATATAAAGGTAAAGGTATTCGTTATAAAGGTGAACAAGTTAAACGAAAAGAAGGTAAAAAAGCTGGTAAATAGTAAGCTTTTAGACATGAAGAAAGGAAGTGCAATGATATGGCAAACAAACTTTCACGTAATGACAAACGTCAAAAACGTCATAGTAGAGTTCGTGTTAAAATATCGGGGACTACAGAATGTCCACGTTTAAATGTTTTTCGTTCAAATAAGCATATTAGTGTTCAAATTATAGATGATACTAAAGATGCAACATTAGCAAGTGCTTCTTCAGTAGAAATGAAACTTGAAAATGGTGGAAACATTGAAGCTGCTGTAAAAGT harbors:
- a CDS encoding large subunit ribosomal protein L16 (product_source=KO:K02878; cath_funfam=3.90.1170.10; cog=COG0197; ko=KO:K02878; pfam=PF00252; superfamily=54686; tigrfam=TIGR01164), whose amino-acid sequence is MLMPKRTKYRRPHRVSYEGKAKGGTTVAFGEYGLQAQEGAWITNRQIEAARIAMTRYMKRYGKVWIRIFPHLAKTAKPLEVRMGSGKGAPDGWVAVVKEGKIMFEIAGVSEEIAREALRLASHKLPIKTKFVVKGEE
- a CDS encoding small subunit ribosomal protein S8 (product_source=KO:K02994; cath_funfam=3.30.1370.30,3.30.1490.10; cog=COG0096; ko=KO:K02994; pfam=PF00410; superfamily=56047), with translation MVMTDPIADLFTRIRNANQMRHEKVTLPHSKLKVEIAKILEDEGFINGYKVEGDVKKNLIIELKYGRSNERVISGIKRVSKPGLRVYAKCNELPRVLNGLGLAIISTPKGVMSEKQARKENVGGEVIAYVW
- a CDS encoding large subunit ribosomal protein L14 (product_source=KO:K02874; cath_funfam=2.40.150.20; cog=COG0093; ko=KO:K02874; pfam=PF00238; smart=SM01374; superfamily=50193; tigrfam=TIGR01067), coding for MVQNESRLKVADNTGAKEVLVIRNLGGSVKKYSNIGDIFVCTVKQASPGSMVKKGEVVRAVVVRSKTGLRRNDGSYIKFDENAAVILKDDNTPRGTRIFGPVARELRDKNFMKIVSLAPEVL
- a CDS encoding large subunit ribosomal protein L24 (product_source=KO:K02895; cath_funfam=2.30.30.30; cog=COG0198; ko=KO:K02895; pfam=PF00467,PF17136; smart=SM00739; superfamily=50104; tigrfam=TIGR01079), with amino-acid sequence MRIKTGDLVQIIAGKEENKGKQGKVLKVLRKENRVVVEDVNKVTKHLRPTNANPEGGTQVIEAPIHVSNVMLVDPKTKKPTRVGIEIKDGKKVRVTKKSGSVLDK
- a CDS encoding large subunit ribosomal protein L6 (product_source=KO:K02933; cath_funfam=3.90.930.12; cog=COG0097; ko=KO:K02933; pfam=PF00347; superfamily=56053; tigrfam=TIGR03654) translates to MSRIGNQVINVPAGVEITIADNNNVSVKGPKGTLEQTFSADMAIELNDGQLTVKRPTEQKHHKQLHGTTRALLANMVVGVTEGYKIDLEIVGLGYRATMQGKKLVLSVGYSHPVEFDIVDGVTVEVPSQTEISISGINKQIVGEFAANVRATRKPEPYKGKGIRYKGEQVKRKEGKKAGK
- a CDS encoding small subunit ribosomal protein S14 (product_source=KO:K02954; cath_funfam=4.10.830.10; cog=COG0199; ko=KO:K02954; pfam=PF00253; superfamily=57716) produces the protein MAKTSMKVKQARPQKFKVREYTRCERCGRPHSVLRKFKLCRICFRELANKGQIPGVKKASW
- a CDS encoding large subunit ribosomal protein L18 (product_source=KO:K02881; cath_funfam=3.30.420.100; cog=COG0256; ko=KO:K02881; pfam=PF00861; superfamily=53137; tigrfam=TIGR00060); the protein is MANKLSRNDKRQKRHSRVRVKISGTTECPRLNVFRSNKHISVQIIDDTKDATLASASSVEMKLENGGNIEAAVKVGTEIAKRAKEAKITKVVFDRGGYLYHGRVKALADAAREAGLEF
- a CDS encoding small subunit ribosomal protein S17 (product_source=KO:K02961; cath_funfam=2.40.50.140; cog=COG0186; ko=KO:K02961; pfam=PF00366; superfamily=50249; tigrfam=TIGR03635), yielding MERNSRRTLTGKVVSDKMDKTITVLVETYKEHPLYSKRVKYSKKYKAHDENNEAKMGDTVTIMSTRPLSATKRFRLLKIVEKAVII
- a CDS encoding large subunit ribosomal protein L29 (product_source=KO:K02904; cath_funfam=1.10.287.310; cog=COG0255; ko=KO:K02904; pfam=PF00831; smart=SM00435; superfamily=46561; tigrfam=TIGR00012); its protein translation is MRIEEIREKTVSELNDKVLELKKELFELRFQQATGQLERPSQLREVKKTIARIKTVITEKEMQE
- a CDS encoding large subunit ribosomal protein L5 (product_source=KO:K02931; cath_funfam=3.30.1440.10; cog=COG0094; ko=KO:K02931; pfam=PF00281,PF00673; superfamily=55282), with the translated sequence MNRLKEKYDNEVKKELLTKFNYSSVMQVPKIEKIVINIGVGDAVSNSKLLDESVAELELITGQKPVVTRAKQSIAGFKLRENMPIGTKVTLRGEKMYDFLDKLVSISLPRVRDFRGVSADSFDGRGNYTLGVKEQLIFPEINYDKVNKTRGMDIVIVTTANTDEESRELLTQLGMPFKK